In one Capricornis sumatraensis isolate serow.1 chromosome 1, serow.2, whole genome shotgun sequence genomic region, the following are encoded:
- the LOC138084189 gene encoding antimicrobial peptide NK-lysin-like, with protein MTSWAVLLIASVLLVAPGLAFSGLTPERHDQATAHLCNGDELCQGLAQEYPQGGLLLQEEELGLLCGPCRKIIKSLEDMVGDQPNEDTIREAAAKVCSKMKLLKRPCQSIMKKFLRRITEDIKAGKKPQAICVDIKVCKSKAVGFI; from the exons ATGACCTCCTGGGCTGTCCTGCTCATTGCCTCGGTCCTCCTGGTCGCCCCAG ggctggCCTTTTCCGGTCTGACTCCTGAACGCCACGACCAGGCAACGGCCCATCTGTGCAATGGAGATGAGTTGTGCCAGGGCCTGGCCCAGGAGTATCCCCAG GGTGGGCTGCTGCTCCAAGAAGAAGAGCTAGGCCTACTCTGTGGTCCTTGTCGGAAGATAATAAAAAGTCTGGAGGACATGGTGGGAGATCAGCCCAATGAG GATACCATCCGCGAGGCGGCCGCCAAGGTGTGCAGCAAGATGAAGCTGCTGAAACGTCCGTGCCAGTCAATCATGAAGAAATTTCTCCGTCGCATCACTGAGGACATAAAAGCTGGAAAAAAGCCTCAGGCTATCTGTGTGGACATCAAGGtctgcaaaagcaaggcag TAGGTTTCATTTGA